In Streptantibioticus cattleyicolor NRRL 8057 = DSM 46488, a genomic segment contains:
- a CDS encoding dipeptidase, producing the protein MSTEPDAVVRAYIDAHRAAFLDDLAEWLRIPSVSADPERAGDVARSAEWLAAELSATGFPVAEVWPTEGLPAVYAEWPSADPGAPTVLVYGHHDVQPAARADGWDTEPFEPVVRDGRMYGRGAADDKGQVFFHTLGVRAHLAATGRDTPAVNLKLLIEGEEESGSPHFAALLRERADRLACDAVIVSDTGMWDERTPTVCTGMRGLTDCQIDLYGPDQDIHSGSFGGAVPNPATEAARLAAALHDEDRRVTVPGFYDGVIELTDRERALFAELPFDEAAWLRAAKSHALLGEAGYRTLERVWARPTAEVNGVVGGYTGPGGKTIVPSSAQLKLSFRLVAGQDPAAVERAVRAWVAGRLPDGIRHEITFWGATRPCLTPLDHPALQSVVRSMGRAFQSKILFTREGGSGPAADLQDVLEVPVLFLGISVPSDGWHSVNEKVELDLLLKGVETAAYLWGDLGEHWHR; encoded by the coding sequence ATGAGCACCGAGCCGGACGCCGTCGTCCGCGCGTACATCGACGCGCACCGCGCCGCCTTCCTCGACGACCTCGCCGAGTGGCTGCGCATCCCCTCCGTATCCGCCGACCCGGAGCGCGCCGGGGACGTGGCGCGCAGCGCCGAGTGGCTCGCGGCGGAGTTGAGCGCGACGGGGTTCCCGGTGGCCGAGGTGTGGCCCACCGAGGGCCTTCCGGCGGTGTACGCGGAGTGGCCGAGCGCCGACCCGGGGGCGCCGACGGTGCTGGTCTACGGCCACCACGACGTACAGCCCGCGGCGCGCGCGGACGGCTGGGACACCGAGCCGTTCGAGCCGGTGGTCCGGGACGGCCGGATGTACGGGCGGGGCGCCGCCGACGACAAGGGGCAGGTGTTCTTCCACACCCTGGGGGTGCGCGCCCACCTGGCGGCCACCGGCCGGGACACCCCAGCGGTCAACCTCAAGCTGCTGATCGAGGGCGAGGAGGAGTCCGGCTCGCCGCACTTCGCCGCCCTGCTGCGGGAGCGGGCCGACCGCCTCGCCTGTGACGCGGTGATCGTCTCGGACACCGGCATGTGGGACGAGCGGACCCCCACGGTCTGCACCGGCATGCGCGGCCTGACCGACTGCCAGATCGACCTGTACGGGCCCGACCAGGACATCCACTCCGGTTCGTTCGGCGGCGCGGTGCCCAACCCGGCCACCGAGGCCGCCCGGCTGGCCGCCGCCCTGCACGACGAGGACCGCCGGGTCACCGTGCCCGGGTTCTACGACGGGGTGATCGAACTCACCGACCGGGAGCGGGCGCTCTTCGCCGAGCTCCCCTTCGACGAGGCCGCCTGGCTGCGCGCCGCCAAGTCGCACGCCCTCCTCGGCGAGGCCGGCTACCGCACCCTGGAACGCGTCTGGGCCCGCCCGACCGCCGAGGTCAACGGCGTGGTCGGGGGGTACACCGGCCCCGGCGGCAAGACGATCGTGCCCTCGTCCGCCCAGCTGAAGCTGTCGTTCCGGCTGGTCGCCGGGCAGGACCCGGCCGCCGTGGAGCGCGCGGTACGCGCCTGGGTGGCCGGCCGGCTGCCGGACGGCATCCGGCACGAGATCACCTTCTGGGGCGCCACCCGCCCGTGCCTGACCCCGCTGGACCACCCGGCGCTCCAGTCGGTGGTGCGCTCGATGGGCCGGGCCTTCCAGTCCAAGATCCTCTTCACCAGGGAGGGCGGCTCCGGTCCGGCCGCCGACCTCCAGGACGTTCTCGAGGTGCCGGTGCTCTTCCTGGGAATTTCCGTGCCGTCCGACGGTTGGCACTCGGTGAACGAGAAGGTCGAACTCGACCTGCTCCTCAAGGGCGTGGAGACCGCCGCGTACCTGTGGGGCGACCTCGGCGAACACTGGCACCGCTGA
- the nudC gene encoding NAD(+) diphosphatase, translated as MSSAEPQAPLALTRATVDRAAHHRLDEAWLAAAWSHPSTRVLVVSGGQVLVEDTADGGVELVLVPSFEAPYAENHRYFLGTDDGVSYFAVQKDALPGRMDDAARPAGLREVGGVLSERDAGLMVHAVALENWQRLHRFCSRCGERTVIAAAGHVRRCPACGAEHYPRTDPAVIMLVTDSRDRALLGRQVHWPEGRFSTLAGFVEPGESAEQAVVREVAEEAGVRVGEVGYVASQPWPFPSSLMLGFTARAVSEEIQVDGEEIHEARWFSRADYRAAIESGEVLPPTGISIAARLIENWYGEPLPRR; from the coding sequence CTGAGCAGTGCCGAGCCGCAAGCCCCGCTGGCGCTCACCCGCGCCACGGTCGACCGCGCCGCCCACCACCGTCTGGACGAGGCCTGGCTGGCCGCCGCCTGGAGCCACCCCAGCACCCGGGTGCTGGTGGTCTCCGGCGGCCAGGTGCTCGTCGAGGACACCGCGGACGGCGGTGTCGAGCTGGTGCTGGTGCCCTCCTTCGAGGCGCCGTACGCGGAGAACCACCGTTACTTCCTGGGCACCGACGACGGGGTGAGCTACTTCGCCGTCCAGAAGGACGCGCTGCCCGGCAGGATGGACGACGCCGCGCGCCCGGCCGGGCTGCGCGAGGTCGGCGGGGTGCTGTCGGAGCGCGACGCGGGGCTGATGGTGCACGCGGTGGCGCTGGAGAACTGGCAGCGGCTGCATCGTTTCTGCTCGCGCTGCGGCGAACGCACCGTGATAGCCGCGGCCGGTCACGTGCGCCGCTGCCCGGCGTGCGGCGCCGAGCACTACCCGCGTACCGACCCGGCGGTGATCATGCTGGTCACCGACTCGCGGGACCGGGCGCTGCTGGGCCGGCAGGTGCACTGGCCGGAGGGGCGCTTCTCCACGCTGGCCGGCTTCGTGGAGCCGGGCGAGTCCGCCGAGCAGGCGGTGGTGCGCGAGGTGGCCGAGGAGGCCGGGGTGCGCGTCGGTGAGGTCGGCTACGTGGCCAGCCAGCCGTGGCCGTTCCCGTCCAGCCTGATGCTGGGGTTCACCGCCCGCGCGGTCTCCGAGGAGATACAGGTGGACGGCGAGGAGATCCACGAGGCCCGCTGGTTCTCCCGGGCCGACTACCGGGCGGCCATCGAGTCCGGCGAGGTGCTGCCGCCGACCGGGATCTCCATCGCGGCCCGGCTGATCGAGAACTGGTACGGCGAACCGCTGCCGCGCCGCTGA
- a CDS encoding mycoredoxin: MQGTVTMYSTTWCGYCRRLKSQLDREGIAYTEINIEQDPESAAFVEKANGGNQTVPTVLFADGSTLTNPSLAQVKAKIAA, translated from the coding sequence ATGCAGGGCACTGTGACGATGTACAGCACCACCTGGTGCGGCTACTGCCGTCGCCTCAAGAGCCAGCTCGACCGCGAGGGCATCGCCTACACCGAGATCAACATTGAGCAGGACCCGGAATCGGCCGCCTTCGTGGAGAAGGCCAACGGCGGCAACCAGACGGTGCCCACCGTGCTCTTCGCCGACGGCAGCACCCTGACCAACCCGTCCCTGGCCCAGGTCAAGGCCAAGATCGCGGCCTGA
- a CDS encoding ATP-dependent DNA helicase UvrD2 — protein MTTSRTEASLFPAAPESADAVLDGLDPEQRAVATALHGPVCVLAGAGTGKTRAITHRIAYGVRAGILQPGSVLAVTFTARAAGEMRGRLRRLGAGGVQARTFHSAALRQLQFFWPRVIGGELPRLVDRKAPLVAESATRGRLRLDRTELRDVTAEIEWAKVTQTAAEDYPLAAAKAGREAPRDPAEIARVYAGYEELKRERGVLDFEDVLLLTVAVLEDRPDVADQVRAQYQHFVVDEYQDVSPLQQRLLDLWLGGRDSLCVVGDAGQTIYSFTGATPEYLLAFRTRYPRATVVELVRDYRSTPQVVHLANGVLAGARGKAAAHRLELVAQREPGPAPLFTEYADEPAEAEGTARRVRQLIDTGVRPSEIAVLYRVNAQSEIYEQALADAGVPYQLRGAERFFERPEVREAGMLLRGAARAGSGADPTLADADVPGQVRAVLGARGWSPQPPAGAGAARDRWESLAALVRLAEEFCQASARAGGPAPTLADFVAELDARAAVQHAPTVEGVTLASLHAAKGLEWDAVFLVGLTEGTLPITYARTDEQIEEERRLLYVGVTRARVHLALSWALSRSPGGRGGRRPSRFLTGLRRGAVGGVVAGRPGGATGSRGDAGTEAARRRRRGPVRCRVCGRTLSEAGEIKLMRCEDCPSDLDESLYERLRDWRAGRAAELGQPAFCVFTDKTLMAIAERLPAEESELVRIAGVGTRKAARFGAEVLALVAGRGAETAGGTGDEGPDTNGMEGSAKSAVQPVTDPSNK, from the coding sequence GTGACCACATCACGTACCGAAGCCTCGCTCTTCCCGGCCGCCCCGGAATCGGCGGACGCGGTGCTCGACGGGCTCGACCCCGAGCAGCGTGCCGTCGCCACGGCGCTGCACGGGCCGGTGTGCGTGCTGGCGGGCGCGGGCACGGGTAAGACCCGCGCCATCACCCACCGCATCGCCTACGGGGTGCGGGCGGGCATCCTGCAGCCGGGCAGCGTGCTGGCGGTCACCTTCACGGCGCGCGCGGCGGGGGAGATGCGCGGCCGGCTGCGGCGGCTCGGCGCGGGCGGGGTGCAGGCCCGCACCTTCCACTCGGCGGCCCTGCGCCAGCTCCAGTTCTTCTGGCCCCGGGTGATCGGCGGCGAGCTGCCCCGGCTCGTCGACCGCAAGGCACCTCTGGTCGCCGAGTCCGCCACCCGCGGCCGGCTGCGGCTGGACCGCACCGAGCTGCGGGACGTCACCGCGGAGATCGAGTGGGCCAAGGTCACCCAGACCGCCGCCGAGGACTACCCGCTCGCCGCCGCCAAGGCCGGCCGCGAGGCCCCCCGCGACCCCGCCGAGATCGCCCGCGTCTACGCCGGCTACGAGGAGCTCAAGCGCGAGCGCGGCGTGCTCGACTTCGAGGACGTGCTGCTGCTCACCGTCGCCGTACTGGAGGACCGCCCCGACGTCGCCGACCAGGTGCGCGCCCAGTACCAGCACTTCGTGGTCGACGAGTACCAGGACGTCAGCCCGCTCCAGCAGCGCCTGCTCGACCTGTGGCTCGGCGGCCGGGACAGCCTGTGCGTGGTCGGCGACGCCGGCCAGACCATCTACTCCTTCACCGGCGCTACCCCCGAATACCTGCTGGCCTTCCGCACCCGTTACCCGCGGGCCACCGTGGTCGAGCTGGTCCGCGACTACCGCTCCACCCCGCAGGTGGTCCACCTGGCCAACGGCGTGCTCGCCGGGGCCCGCGGCAAGGCCGCCGCCCACCGGCTGGAGCTGGTCGCCCAGCGCGAGCCCGGCCCGGCCCCGCTGTTCACCGAGTACGCCGACGAGCCCGCCGAGGCCGAGGGCACCGCCCGCCGCGTCCGGCAGCTGATCGACACCGGGGTGCGCCCCAGCGAGATCGCCGTGCTCTACCGGGTCAACGCCCAGTCGGAGATCTACGAGCAGGCGCTGGCCGACGCCGGGGTGCCCTATCAACTGCGCGGCGCAGAGCGGTTCTTCGAGCGTCCCGAGGTGCGGGAGGCCGGGATGCTGCTGCGCGGCGCCGCCCGGGCCGGCTCCGGCGCCGACCCCACGCTCGCCGACGCCGACGTGCCCGGCCAGGTGCGGGCCGTGCTCGGCGCCCGGGGCTGGTCCCCGCAGCCGCCGGCCGGCGCCGGGGCCGCCCGGGACCGCTGGGAGTCGCTGGCCGCGCTGGTCCGCCTCGCCGAGGAGTTCTGCCAGGCGTCCGCCCGGGCCGGCGGCCCCGCGCCCACCCTGGCGGACTTCGTGGCCGAGCTGGACGCCCGGGCCGCCGTGCAGCACGCGCCCACCGTCGAGGGGGTCACCCTGGCCTCGCTGCACGCCGCCAAGGGTCTGGAGTGGGACGCGGTCTTCCTGGTCGGCCTCACCGAGGGCACCTTGCCGATCACCTACGCCAGGACCGATGAGCAGATCGAGGAGGAGCGGCGGCTGCTCTACGTCGGGGTCACCCGGGCCCGGGTGCACCTGGCGCTCTCCTGGGCGCTCTCCCGGTCCCCGGGCGGCCGGGGCGGACGGCGCCCGTCCCGCTTCCTGACCGGTCTGCGGCGCGGTGCGGTGGGGGGCGTCGTCGCGGGGCGGCCGGGCGGGGCGACCGGGTCACGCGGTGACGCGGGGACGGAGGCGGCGCGGCGGCGTCGGCGCGGTCCGGTGCGCTGCCGGGTCTGCGGGCGCACCCTGTCCGAGGCCGGCGAGATCAAGCTGATGCGCTGCGAGGACTGCCCGTCCGACCTGGACGAGTCGCTCTACGAGCGGCTGCGTGACTGGCGGGCCGGGCGCGCCGCCGAGCTGGGGCAGCCGGCGTTCTGCGTCTTCACCGACAAGACGCTGATGGCCATCGCCGAGCGGTTGCCGGCCGAGGAGTCCGAGCTGGTGCGGATCGCCGGCGTGGGGACGCGCAAGGCGGCCCGGTTCGGCGCCGAGGTACTGGCCCTGGTGGCCGGCCGCGGTGCGGAAACCGCAGGTGGAACGGGTGACGAGGGCCCCGACACAAACGGAATGGAGGGTTCGGCCAAATCGGCCGTCCAGCCTGTTACGGATCCGTCGAATAAATAG
- a CDS encoding WhiB family transcriptional regulator: protein MHPEQRTPAVPHAEKIPPPEFVPMEAPLLPLSELDDEIERLGVPVPCRTYDPEVFFAETPADVEYAKSLCQTCPVREACLAGAKARREPWGVWGGELFVQGVVVPRKRPRGRPRKSEVVA, encoded by the coding sequence GTGCATCCGGAACAGCGCACCCCGGCCGTACCGCACGCCGAGAAGATCCCCCCGCCTGAGTTCGTGCCCATGGAGGCCCCCTTGCTGCCGCTGTCCGAGCTCGACGACGAGATCGAGCGTCTGGGCGTACCCGTCCCGTGCCGCACCTACGACCCGGAGGTCTTCTTCGCCGAGACCCCGGCCGACGTCGAGTACGCCAAGTCCCTGTGCCAGACCTGCCCGGTCCGCGAGGCCTGCCTCGCGGGCGCCAAGGCGCGCCGTGAACCGTGGGGTGTCTGGGGCGGTGAGCTCTTCGTGCAGGGCGTCGTCGTACCCCGCAAGCGGCCCCGTGGCCGTCCGCGCAAGAGCGAGGTCGTGGCATGA
- a CDS encoding ABC1 kinase family protein codes for MSDLPRKAVTRTAKLAALPLGFAGRATLGLGKRIGGRPAEIVAGELQQRTAEQLFKVLGELKGGAMKFGQALSVFEAALPEEIAGPYRAALTKLQDAAPPMPAGTVHDVLAKGLGEDWRRFFEEFEDKPAAAASIGQVHRAVWHDGREVAVKVQYPGAGQALLSDLSQLGRVARLFGPLIPGMDIKPLISELRERVSEELDYALEARAQHTHAVEFADDPDVVVPDVVHQAEQVLVTEWLDGVPLAEVIADGTRSERDRAGQLLAHFLFAGPARTGLLHADPHPGNFRLLVDDGPAEGWRLGVLDFGTVDRLPEGLPLPIGTALRLALAGDAERVHAMLRQEGFVKPAIQLDPEAVLDYLLPIIEPARAEEFTFGRAWMRTQAARIADPRSPAHQLGRQLNLPPSYLLIHRVTLSTIGVLCQLDATVRLRDELLDWLPGFAAPEASEGAEDPGDAEEAEDPEEAEGA; via the coding sequence ATGTCGGATCTTCCTCGCAAGGCAGTCACCCGAACCGCCAAGCTCGCCGCGCTGCCCCTCGGCTTCGCGGGCCGGGCCACCCTGGGGCTGGGCAAACGGATCGGCGGCCGGCCGGCCGAGATCGTCGCCGGTGAGCTCCAGCAGCGCACCGCCGAGCAGCTGTTCAAGGTGCTCGGCGAGCTCAAGGGCGGGGCGATGAAGTTCGGCCAGGCGCTGTCGGTCTTCGAGGCCGCGCTCCCCGAGGAGATCGCCGGACCCTACCGTGCCGCACTGACCAAGTTGCAGGACGCGGCGCCGCCGATGCCCGCCGGCACCGTGCACGACGTGCTCGCCAAGGGGCTCGGAGAGGACTGGCGGCGGTTCTTCGAGGAGTTCGAGGACAAGCCGGCCGCGGCGGCCTCCATCGGCCAGGTGCACCGCGCGGTGTGGCACGACGGACGCGAGGTGGCGGTCAAGGTCCAGTACCCGGGGGCCGGCCAGGCGCTGCTGTCCGACCTGTCCCAACTGGGCCGGGTGGCCCGGCTGTTCGGCCCGCTGATCCCGGGGATGGACATCAAGCCGCTGATCTCCGAGTTGCGCGAGCGGGTCTCCGAGGAGCTGGACTACGCCCTGGAGGCGCGGGCCCAGCACACGCACGCCGTGGAGTTCGCCGACGATCCGGACGTGGTGGTGCCCGATGTGGTGCACCAGGCCGAGCAGGTCCTGGTCACCGAGTGGCTGGACGGGGTGCCGCTGGCCGAGGTGATCGCCGACGGCACCCGTTCCGAGCGGGACCGGGCCGGGCAGTTGCTGGCCCACTTCCTCTTCGCCGGCCCGGCCCGCACCGGGCTGCTCCACGCCGACCCCCATCCGGGCAACTTTCGGCTGCTGGTGGACGACGGGCCGGCCGAGGGATGGCGGCTCGGGGTGCTGGACTTCGGCACGGTGGACCGCCTCCCCGAGGGGCTGCCACTGCCGATCGGCACCGCGCTGCGGCTGGCGCTGGCCGGGGACGCCGAGCGGGTCCACGCCATGCTGCGCCAGGAGGGCTTCGTCAAGCCGGCGATCCAGCTCGACCCGGAGGCGGTGCTCGACTACCTGCTGCCGATCATCGAGCCCGCCCGGGCCGAGGAGTTCACCTTCGGCCGGGCCTGGATGCGGACCCAGGCGGCCCGGATCGCCGACCCGCGCTCCCCCGCCCACCAGTTGGGCCGGCAGCTCAACCTGCCGCCGTCCTACCTGCTGATCCATCGGGTGACGCTGAGCACCATCGGGGTGCTCTGCCAGCTGGACGCCACCGTGCGGCTGCGGGACGAACTGCTGGACTGGCTGCCGGGGTTCGCCGCTCCGGAAGCGTCCGAAGGGGCCGAAGACCCCGGGGATGCCGAGGAGGCCGAAGACCCCGAGGAGGCCGAGGGGGCGTAG
- a CDS encoding TOMM precursor leader peptide-binding protein encodes MHPMLKPAMRRSWRDRETLQFGVDPERAVVLGPLDDASARFLKLLDGTRGPELLREEAAALGLAPERADRLLSVLAEGDVLEDADSLGGLHQVLRRRDAALERLRPDLASLSLLRPGPGAAAHTLAARRTARVRVCGAGRVGASVAAVLSAAGVGRVDVVDGGEVEPWDAAPCGIPALAVGERRDAAARAAVRRAAPDPRPPVSPRGAGEPRLALAVLAPRDGLDAYAPDERAAEQLMAAGIPHLYAGVVEGLGVVGPLVVPGRLACAGCLARERARRDPAWPRMVAQLRSGRGRPVVGPCDVALATLVAALAAAHALEFLAGGEPPSAGGRVEFTLAGLAMRTVPVGPRQDCGCGAAGHGARATMAG; translated from the coding sequence ATGCATCCGATGCTGAAGCCGGCCATGCGGCGCAGTTGGCGGGACCGGGAGACGCTCCAGTTCGGGGTGGATCCGGAGCGTGCGGTGGTGCTCGGGCCGCTGGACGACGCGTCGGCGCGGTTCCTGAAGCTGCTCGACGGCACTCGCGGCCCCGAGCTGCTGCGCGAGGAGGCGGCGGCGCTCGGCCTCGCCCCGGAGCGCGCCGACCGGCTGCTGTCCGTGCTGGCCGAGGGCGACGTGCTGGAGGACGCCGACAGCCTCGGCGGGCTCCACCAGGTGCTGCGCCGGCGGGACGCGGCTCTCGAACGGCTCCGGCCCGACCTGGCCTCGCTCTCCCTGCTGCGCCCCGGCCCCGGCGCCGCGGCGCACACGCTGGCCGCCCGCCGCACGGCCCGGGTGCGGGTGTGCGGGGCCGGACGGGTCGGCGCCTCGGTGGCCGCGGTGCTGTCGGCGGCCGGGGTCGGCCGGGTCGACGTGGTGGACGGCGGTGAGGTCGAGCCGTGGGACGCGGCGCCGTGCGGCATCCCGGCGCTGGCCGTCGGCGAACGGCGGGACGCGGCGGCCCGGGCCGCGGTGCGCCGCGCGGCCCCCGACCCCCGTCCGCCCGTATCGCCGCGCGGCGCCGGGGAGCCCCGGCTCGCCCTCGCCGTCCTCGCCCCCCGCGACGGGCTGGACGCCTACGCCCCCGACGAACGGGCCGCCGAGCAGCTGATGGCCGCCGGGATCCCGCATCTGTACGCCGGCGTGGTGGAGGGGCTCGGGGTGGTCGGGCCGCTGGTGGTGCCGGGGCGGCTGGCCTGTGCCGGTTGCCTGGCCCGCGAGCGGGCGCGGCGCGATCCGGCCTGGCCGCGGATGGTGGCGCAGCTGCGGTCGGGGCGTGGCCGGCCGGTGGTGGGCCCGTGCGACGTGGCGCTGGCCACGCTGGTGGCCGCGCTGGCGGCGGCCCACGCGCTGGAGTTCCTGGCCGGGGGCGAGCCGCCGAGCGCCGGAGGGCGGGTGGAGTTCACGCTGGCCGGGCTCGCCATGCGCACCGTGCCGGTGGGGCCGCGCCAGGATTGCGGGTGTGGTGCGGCAGGCCACGGCGCACGCGCGACAATGGCCGGGTGA
- a CDS encoding M48 metallopeptidase family protein has protein sequence MSVEPASSRPSRGQSRGTRTSAVEVRRSARRRRTVSAYREGDRTIVLIPARMSAAEEQRWVGVMLDKLAAQESRRMLGDAELAERAARLSGQYLGGRARPESVRWVTNQNTRWGSCTPAEGSIRLSHRLQGMPDYVVDYVLLHELAHLLVPGHGADFWRLLEGYPRTERARGYLEGVVAAARLPHLPGAREAGEPE, from the coding sequence GTGTCCGTCGAACCCGCTTCGTCCCGTCCGTCTCGCGGCCAGAGCCGTGGGACGCGTACCAGTGCCGTGGAAGTGCGACGCAGTGCGCGCCGTCGCCGGACGGTGTCGGCGTACCGCGAGGGCGACCGCACCATCGTGCTGATCCCGGCCCGGATGTCCGCGGCTGAGGAGCAGCGCTGGGTCGGCGTCATGCTCGACAAGCTGGCGGCGCAGGAGAGCAGGCGGATGCTGGGCGACGCCGAACTCGCCGAGCGGGCCGCGCGGTTGTCCGGCCAGTATCTGGGGGGCCGGGCCCGGCCGGAAAGCGTGCGCTGGGTGACCAACCAGAACACCCGGTGGGGTTCGTGCACCCCGGCCGAGGGGAGCATCCGGCTCTCCCACCGCTTGCAGGGCATGCCCGACTACGTGGTCGACTACGTGCTCCTGCACGAGCTGGCCCACCTGCTGGTGCCCGGCCACGGCGCCGACTTCTGGCGGCTGCTGGAGGGGTATCCGCGCACCGAGCGGGCCCGCGGCTACCTCGAAGGCGTCGTCGCCGCGGCCCGGCTGCCGCACCTCCCCGGCGCCCGCGAGGCGGGCGAGCCGGAGTGA
- a CDS encoding NUDIX hydrolase — protein MTLHADAARVLQEWSAPLEPSVPESGGPEGAVGQEELRLAYLGHLAARPDAMWKSCESGHLTASALVVDPRRERVLLTLHRKLRMWLQMGGHCEPSDATLAAAALREATEESGITGLTLLPGPVRLDRHLTPCAWHLDVQYAAVAPPDAVWSVSDESLDVRWFGYDEVASVADASVVRLVERARQLV, from the coding sequence GTGACGCTGCACGCCGACGCGGCGCGGGTGCTCCAGGAGTGGTCCGCGCCGCTCGAACCGTCCGTCCCGGAGTCCGGGGGGCCGGAAGGCGCCGTGGGCCAGGAGGAGTTGCGGCTGGCCTACCTCGGCCACCTGGCGGCCCGTCCGGACGCCATGTGGAAGTCGTGCGAGTCGGGTCATCTGACGGCCAGTGCGCTGGTGGTCGATCCGCGGCGGGAACGGGTGCTGCTCACCCTCCACCGCAAGCTGCGGATGTGGCTCCAGATGGGTGGCCACTGCGAGCCGTCCGACGCCACGCTGGCCGCCGCCGCGCTGCGGGAGGCCACCGAGGAGTCGGGGATCACCGGGCTCACCCTGCTGCCCGGCCCGGTCCGCCTCGACCGCCATCTCACGCCCTGCGCCTGGCACTTGGACGTCCAGTACGCGGCGGTGGCCCCGCCGGACGCCGTCTGGTCGGTGAGCGACGAGTCGCTGGACGTGCGGTGGTTCGGCTACGACGAGGTGGCCTCGGTGGCCGACGCCTCGGTGGTGCGACTGGTGGAGCGGGCGCGGCAGTTGGTGTGA
- a CDS encoding zinc-dependent metalloprotease: MSDTPFGFGVPSEEPEDGDEGKRKGLPGGGGIGFGGTPSGGPGGDNPLAAMFGSLNPNDLGAAFQQLGQMLSYEGGPVNWEMAKDIARQTVAQGAQDGTKDASVSAGERAAVQEALRLADLWLDGTTSLPSGSGAAVAWSRAEWVEATLPVWKELVDPVAERVGTAMGGVLPEEMQAMAGPLLGMMRSMGGAMFGAQIGQALGVLAGEVVGSTDVGLPLGPAGKAALLPVNIAAFGSGLGVPQDEVRLYLALREAAHQRLFAHVPWLRAHLFGAVEGYARGIKVDTARLEDAVGQLDPANPQALQDALQQGMFQPEDTPEQKAALARLETALALVEGWVDAVVHAAAAPHLPSAGALRETLRRRRATGGPAEQTFATLIGLELRPRRLRDASRLWASLTDARGLDGRDALWAHPDLLPTAADLDDPDGFVHRETGDEAFDFDALDKMLGEAAEGRHGERRSGEGGPADGSDEPDSSGESGEGGRDK, from the coding sequence GTGAGTGACACCCCATTTGGATTCGGCGTCCCATCTGAGGAGCCCGAGGACGGGGACGAGGGCAAGCGGAAGGGCCTGCCGGGTGGCGGCGGCATCGGCTTCGGCGGCACCCCGTCCGGCGGCCCCGGCGGTGACAACCCGCTGGCCGCGATGTTCGGCTCGCTCAACCCCAACGACCTCGGTGCCGCCTTCCAGCAGCTCGGGCAGATGCTCTCCTACGAGGGCGGCCCGGTGAACTGGGAGATGGCCAAGGACATCGCCCGGCAGACGGTGGCCCAGGGCGCCCAGGACGGCACCAAGGACGCCAGCGTCTCGGCCGGCGAGCGGGCCGCGGTGCAGGAGGCGCTGCGCCTGGCCGACCTGTGGCTGGACGGCACCACCTCGCTGCCGTCCGGCTCGGGCGCGGCGGTGGCGTGGAGCCGGGCCGAATGGGTCGAGGCGACGCTTCCGGTGTGGAAGGAACTGGTGGACCCGGTCGCGGAGCGGGTCGGCACCGCGATGGGCGGCGTCCTGCCCGAGGAGATGCAGGCCATGGCGGGCCCGCTGCTCGGCATGATGCGCTCGATGGGCGGCGCGATGTTCGGCGCCCAGATCGGCCAGGCGCTGGGCGTCCTCGCCGGTGAGGTGGTCGGCTCCACCGACGTCGGGCTGCCGCTCGGCCCGGCGGGCAAGGCGGCGCTGCTGCCGGTGAACATCGCGGCGTTCGGTTCCGGCCTCGGCGTCCCGCAGGACGAGGTCCGCCTCTACCTGGCCCTCCGCGAGGCCGCCCACCAGCGGCTCTTCGCCCATGTGCCGTGGCTGCGGGCCCATCTGTTCGGCGCCGTCGAGGGGTACGCGCGCGGCATCAAGGTCGACACCGCGCGGCTGGAGGACGCGGTCGGCCAGCTCGACCCGGCCAACCCACAGGCGTTGCAGGACGCCCTCCAGCAGGGCATGTTCCAGCCCGAGGACACCCCGGAGCAGAAGGCCGCGCTGGCCCGGCTGGAGACCGCGCTGGCGCTGGTCGAGGGGTGGGTGGACGCGGTGGTGCACGCCGCCGCGGCCCCGCATCTGCCGTCCGCCGGCGCGCTGCGCGAGACGCTGCGCCGCCGCCGCGCCACCGGTGGTCCGGCCGAGCAGACCTTCGCCACGCTGATCGGCCTGGAGCTGCGACCGCGCCGGCTGCGGGACGCCTCCCGGCTGTGGGCCTCGCTCACCGACGCCCGCGGCCTCGACGGCCGGGACGCGCTGTGGGCCCACCCCGACCTGCTGCCCACCGCCGCCGACCTCGACGACCCGGACGGCTTCGTGCACCGCGAGACCGGCGACGAGGCGTTCGACTTCGACGCGCTCGACAAGATGCTGGGCGAGGCGGCGGAGGGCCGCCACGGTGAACGGCGTTCCGGTGAGGGCGGCCCGGCGGACGGCTCCGACGAGCCGGACTCGTCCGGCGAGTCCGGTGAGGGCGGCCGGGACAAGTGA